From Micromonospora rifamycinica, a single genomic window includes:
- a CDS encoding fused MFS/spermidine synthase: MSSSSSDIVTAPTPSASVPSRALPNGLAAFLVFFSSGAVLVLETVSLRLVGPYVGVTLQVTSSVIGIALAAIAYGAWSGGWLADRRDPRGLLAPALILAGIAAAVTLPVVRYAGELLRGGAVSGILLLTALAVFVPAALLSAVTPLVVKLQLADLRRTGQVVGRLSGIGTLGGITATLATGFVLVAALPSTVILIGLAASLGVVGLALGVYLRRQESAGLPGPARLKATLAVLGLVAAGLSAVAPNPCDVETAYHCARVERDPDRAGGRTLYLNSAQHSYVDLDDPTHLEYEYTQWIGAVADVAAPKGQRLDALHLGGGGFTMPRYLSATRPGTDNVVFEIDGELVELDRRELGVRTGPGLRATVGDARMLVGGEPADSRDLVVGDAFGHLVVPWHLATREMAAEVDRVLRPGGIYVQNVIDYPPGRFIRSELATVAAEFDHVALVAPPEAIAGQQGSNFLIVASDAPLPLDALRTRLGTVAKIPDLLAGSEVTRFVDGALVLTDDYAPVDQLLATA; this comes from the coding sequence GTGAGCAGCTCATCGTCCGACATCGTGACCGCGCCGACACCCTCCGCGTCGGTCCCCTCCCGTGCCCTGCCCAACGGGCTCGCCGCGTTCCTGGTCTTCTTCTCCAGTGGCGCGGTGCTGGTGCTGGAGACGGTTTCGTTGCGCCTGGTCGGCCCGTACGTCGGGGTGACCCTCCAGGTGACCAGTTCGGTGATCGGCATCGCGCTGGCCGCCATCGCGTACGGGGCCTGGTCGGGCGGCTGGCTGGCCGACCGGCGGGATCCGCGTGGCCTGCTCGCCCCGGCACTGATCCTGGCCGGCATCGCCGCCGCGGTCACCCTGCCGGTGGTCCGGTACGCCGGTGAGCTGCTGCGCGGCGGGGCGGTCAGCGGCATCCTGCTGCTCACCGCGTTGGCCGTGTTCGTGCCGGCGGCGTTGCTGTCGGCGGTCACCCCGCTGGTGGTGAAGCTGCAACTGGCCGACCTGCGGCGGACCGGCCAGGTGGTCGGGCGGCTCTCCGGCATCGGCACCCTCGGCGGCATCACCGCCACCCTGGCCACCGGGTTCGTGCTGGTGGCGGCGCTGCCCAGCACGGTCATCCTGATCGGGTTGGCGGCGTCGCTCGGCGTGGTCGGGTTGGCGCTCGGGGTCTACCTGCGCCGGCAGGAGTCCGCCGGGCTGCCCGGTCCGGCCCGGCTGAAGGCCACCCTGGCGGTACTCGGGCTGGTCGCGGCGGGGCTGAGCGCGGTCGCGCCGAACCCGTGCGACGTGGAGACCGCGTACCACTGCGCCCGGGTGGAGCGTGATCCGGACCGGGCCGGTGGCCGCACGCTCTATCTCAACTCGGCCCAGCACTCGTACGTCGACCTGGACGACCCGACGCACCTGGAGTACGAGTACACCCAGTGGATCGGCGCGGTCGCCGACGTGGCCGCCCCGAAGGGGCAGCGACTGGACGCGCTGCACCTGGGCGGAGGCGGGTTCACCATGCCCCGCTACCTGAGCGCCACCCGGCCGGGCACCGACAACGTGGTCTTCGAGATCGACGGTGAGCTGGTCGAGCTGGACCGGCGGGAGCTGGGCGTCCGGACCGGTCCGGGGCTGCGGGCGACGGTGGGGGACGCCCGGATGCTGGTCGGCGGGGAGCCGGCGGACAGCCGTGACCTGGTCGTCGGGGACGCCTTCGGGCACCTGGTGGTGCCCTGGCACCTGGCCACCCGGGAGATGGCGGCGGAGGTCGACCGGGTGCTCCGCCCCGGCGGGATCTACGTGCAGAACGTCATCGACTACCCGCCGGGCCGGTTCATCCGCTCGGAGCTGGCCACGGTGGCCGCCGAGTTCGACCACGTGGCGCTGGTCGCGCCACCGGAGGCGATCGCCGGGCAGCAGGGCAGCAACTTCCTCATCGTCGCCTCGGACGCCCCGCTGCCGCTGGACGCGCTGCGGACCCGGCTGGGCACGGTGGCGAAGATCCCGGATCTGCTCGCCGGCAGCGAGGTCACCCGGTTCGTGGACGGTGCCCTGGTGTTGACCGACGACTACGCTCCGGTGGACCAACTGCTCGCGACCGCCTGA